A genomic region of Methanothermobacter sp. CaT2 contains the following coding sequences:
- the trpD gene encoding anthranilate phosphoribosyltransferase, which produces MKFRRMISEIMDFRNLSEDEAYSLMEMIMAGELDDIKIAAILTALAMKGETVDEITGFARAMRDKSPRVRVSGSHEVVDSCGTGGDSFRSYNISTAAAIIAAAAGVRVAKHGNRAVTGSCGGADILEAAGVNIELDAAAAARSLNDVGISFMFAPLFHRATARVTAVRRSLGFKTVFNILGPLTSPAAAGIQLLGVFDPHLVGPVAEVLRNLGTRRAMVVHGFDANLNPALDEISTAGPTLVAFLEDDEIRIDRLMPPDFGVEVGELEHLRAGSTTAENLELFMDVLRGRDDTPEQKSRLDIALANAGALIYLAGLADTLPDGTETAKRTVKSGAALELLEEFVSYTRNLQS; this is translated from the coding sequence ATGAAATTCAGGAGGATGATCTCTGAAATAATGGACTTCAGGAACCTCAGTGAGGATGAGGCCTACAGTCTGATGGAGATGATAATGGCCGGTGAACTTGATGATATTAAGATAGCCGCAATTCTAACGGCCCTTGCAATGAAGGGGGAAACTGTGGATGAGATAACAGGCTTTGCCAGGGCCATGCGGGATAAATCCCCCAGGGTCAGGGTTTCAGGGTCCCATGAGGTAGTTGATTCCTGCGGGACCGGAGGCGACAGTTTCAGGTCATACAATATAAGCACAGCAGCCGCCATTATAGCAGCTGCTGCAGGTGTAAGGGTTGCAAAGCATGGTAACAGGGCGGTCACCGGGTCATGTGGGGGTGCAGATATACTCGAGGCTGCAGGTGTGAACATAGAACTGGATGCAGCTGCAGCTGCGAGGTCCCTCAATGATGTGGGCATCTCATTCATGTTCGCACCCCTATTCCACAGGGCAACTGCCAGGGTGACGGCAGTGAGGAGGTCCCTGGGCTTCAAGACGGTGTTCAACATACTGGGACCCTTAACATCCCCTGCTGCAGCGGGAATACAGCTTCTGGGGGTATTTGACCCTCATCTTGTGGGTCCGGTTGCTGAGGTGCTCAGGAACCTCGGAACACGCCGTGCAATGGTTGTTCATGGATTCGATGCTAACCTCAACCCTGCCCTGGATGAGATATCAACCGCTGGCCCCACCCTGGTGGCGTTCCTTGAGGATGATGAGATCAGGATTGATAGACTGATGCCCCCTGACTTTGGAGTTGAGGTGGGAGAACTTGAACATCTGAGGGCAGGGTCAACCACCGCTGAGAACCTGGAGCTGTTCATGGATGTCCTCAGGGGACGTGATGATACGCCTGAACAGAAATCAAGACTCGATATAGCCCTTGCAAATGCCGGGGCCCTTATCTACCTTGCAGGCCTGGCTGATACACTGCCTGATGGAACAGAGACTGCAAAAAGAACAGTTAAATCTGGAGCTGCCCTGGAGCTCCTGGAAGAATTTGTATCATACACAAGGAACCTGCAGTCTTGA
- a CDS encoding adenylate kinase: protein MKGVPRTVAVVGVPGTGKTTVCRILSGMVRHTYINYGELMLRVAGEWNLAETLEDLFKLPMNQQHLIWLEAAHRIRRLDYVLMDLHGLDRSPLGYLISLPVDIISPDIIVILESDPQSILGRRMADSKMRVRESPESLREHMEMLRTSMFVCSAVLGSVVSIVENHDPEEAALDILGIIEAAWAGDTTP from the coding sequence ATGAAAGGGGTCCCCAGGACCGTTGCGGTTGTTGGAGTGCCGGGTACCGGTAAAACAACCGTATGCAGGATCCTATCAGGGATGGTGAGACACACCTACATAAACTATGGGGAACTGATGCTCCGGGTCGCAGGTGAGTGGAACCTTGCAGAAACCCTGGAGGACCTCTTCAAACTCCCCATGAACCAGCAACACCTTATCTGGCTTGAAGCAGCCCACAGGATAAGGAGACTGGATTACGTGCTGATGGATCTCCATGGACTCGACCGCTCACCCCTGGGTTACCTTATTTCTCTCCCTGTTGACATCATATCCCCCGACATAATTGTAATCCTTGAATCGGATCCTCAGAGCATACTTGGGAGGAGAATGGCCGACTCAAAGATGAGGGTCAGAGAGAGCCCGGAGAGCCTCAGGGAGCATATGGAAATGCTCAGGACGTCCATGTTCGTGTGTTCAGCAGTCCTGGGCTCAGTGGTCAGCATAGTGGAAAACCATGACCCCGAAGAGGCCGCCCTTGATATCCTCGGGATAATTGAAGCCGCATGGGCTGGTGACACCACTCCATGA
- a CDS encoding metal-sulfur cluster assembly factor, whose amino-acid sequence MSEELLEKVKEALKKVADPHMGISIVEMGLVENIEIEEKGETIAKITIRPTNPGCMSAARMAMDARNVAEQVEGIDRAEITVEGHMMADAISEMVNK is encoded by the coding sequence ATGTCAGAAGAACTCCTGGAAAAGGTTAAGGAAGCTCTCAAGAAGGTTGCAGACCCACACATGGGCATAAGTATCGTGGAGATGGGTCTTGTTGAGAACATTGAAATCGAAGAGAAGGGTGAAACCATAGCAAAGATAACCATCCGGCCTACAAACCCTGGATGTATGAGTGCTGCGAGGATGGCGATGGACGCAAGGAACGTCGCCGAACAGGTTGAGGGAATTGACCGGGCCGAGATCACAGTTGAAGGCCACATGATGGCCGATGCCATAAGTGAAATGGTGAATAAATAG
- a CDS encoding DUF5591 domain-containing protein codes for MKVICSIEESLHRPEAVRWRERMRLMRPLGDVVVVLPCSMKKPYSTSRSHRKFTGVTRGFQELILTSPFGICPRELENTYPISSYDVSTIGEWSHEEKKLVGDVLREYVGDLDVIAHVDGGYLEVCMEYLDSFTATSMKSRPTSPEALERLKRELKSYEKIPPRERLLHMLRSVAVYQFGPGGERIIPEDCRVTGRYHRKILKSDGTQIGTFMMDRGLISLSPEGGRSLYMLGVKWVEIDFNLESNTLFAPGVSDADTGIIPGDEVVIVHGGEVAGVGRAVLSGDEMVRAERGVAVRVRRRTG; via the coding sequence ATGAAGGTCATATGTTCAATTGAGGAATCCCTCCACCGTCCCGAGGCTGTCAGGTGGCGGGAGAGAATGAGGTTAATGAGGCCCCTGGGAGATGTTGTTGTGGTGCTTCCCTGCAGCATGAAGAAGCCCTACTCAACCTCAAGGTCCCACAGAAAATTCACAGGAGTCACTAGAGGCTTCCAGGAGCTTATACTGACATCACCCTTCGGCATATGCCCCCGGGAACTCGAAAACACCTACCCCATCTCATCCTATGACGTTTCAACCATTGGAGAGTGGTCCCATGAGGAAAAGAAACTGGTGGGAGATGTCCTAAGGGAATATGTGGGTGACCTTGATGTCATAGCCCACGTGGATGGAGGTTACCTTGAGGTATGCATGGAGTACCTTGACTCCTTCACAGCAACCAGCATGAAATCACGGCCCACCTCGCCTGAGGCCCTGGAGAGACTTAAGAGGGAACTTAAGAGTTATGAAAAGATCCCACCAAGGGAGAGGCTGCTGCACATGCTTCGTTCGGTTGCAGTGTACCAGTTCGGACCTGGCGGAGAAAGGATTATACCTGAGGACTGCCGGGTCACCGGAAGATACCATAGAAAGATCCTCAAATCCGACGGCACCCAGATAGGCACCTTCATGATGGACCGTGGGCTCATCTCACTCTCACCCGAGGGTGGAAGGTCCCTTTACATGCTGGGAGTGAAGTGGGTTGAGATAGACTTCAACCTTGAAAGCAACACACTCTTTGCCCCTGGTGTTTCCGACGCCGACACGGGAATCATACCCGGTGATGAGGTGGTCATAGTACATGGAGGAGAAGTTGCAGGTGTAGGGAGGGCTGTGCTCAGCGGAGATGAAATGGTGAGGGCTGAAAGGGGTGTGGCTGTCAGAGTTAGGCGAAGGACTGGTTAA
- a CDS encoding glutamate synthase-related protein: protein MNRKTECLCPDCPSYPDHGDGELFFCEGRSSRYEVEERGCLCASCPIYREYGLRELYFCNTESLNGIRMRRQRRSEDDREYLKIVQIKRIAHSGEVPVESMGSEKRLPLGLDDLHFLPAQVSKIPLNAEDLVKTDVIIGIESKRPMQLRSPIIISGMSYGAVSEKTRMAIASVADRLKIGFNSGEGGVLQRELEKAGDYLIIQYSTGRFGITEDVLRGAAAIEIRFGQGAYPGKGSYLPPDKISPDVARVRGLAPGEGSYSPAHHHDIRDQMELEEKVNELRKMSGGAPIGAKIGCGNVEDDIKALLDAGVDFISLDGFGGGTGAVNPHIRDNTGIPLIAAIPRAVKTVINEGHGDRVSLIAGGGLRTAADMAKCLALGADAVYTGTAALIALNCQQHRLCHTGKCPTGITTHDPDLLKHMDLKRAIEGLENFIKVSTAEIADFARITGKDDVKKLNTEDLVALKKDVAELTGVKWLKGT from the coding sequence ATAAACAGAAAAACGGAATGTCTGTGTCCCGATTGTCCCAGCTATCCTGATCATGGGGATGGTGAACTTTTCTTCTGTGAAGGCAGGAGCAGCAGGTATGAGGTTGAGGAGAGGGGTTGCCTCTGTGCATCATGCCCCATATACCGGGAGTATGGTCTCAGGGAGCTTTACTTCTGTAACACAGAATCACTGAATGGCATAAGGATGAGAAGACAGAGAAGATCCGAGGATGACCGTGAATATCTCAAAATAGTCCAGATAAAAAGGATAGCCCATAGTGGGGAGGTCCCTGTTGAGTCCATGGGATCCGAGAAGAGGCTGCCCCTGGGACTTGATGATCTACACTTCCTTCCAGCACAGGTTTCAAAAATCCCCCTAAATGCAGAGGACCTGGTTAAAACTGATGTAATCATCGGAATTGAATCAAAAAGACCTATGCAGCTCAGATCCCCCATAATAATAAGTGGTATGAGCTACGGGGCGGTTTCAGAGAAGACCCGCATGGCCATTGCATCCGTTGCAGACCGACTTAAGATTGGATTCAACTCGGGTGAAGGTGGAGTACTGCAGAGGGAACTTGAAAAGGCAGGCGATTACCTCATAATCCAGTATTCCACCGGAAGGTTCGGTATCACCGAGGATGTGCTCAGGGGTGCTGCTGCAATAGAGATAAGATTTGGTCAGGGTGCATATCCGGGTAAAGGAAGTTATCTCCCTCCAGACAAGATAAGCCCGGATGTGGCAAGGGTCCGTGGGCTGGCCCCCGGTGAGGGGTCATATTCGCCTGCACACCACCATGATATACGTGATCAGATGGAACTCGAAGAGAAGGTCAACGAGCTCAGAAAAATGAGTGGAGGGGCACCCATAGGTGCCAAGATAGGGTGTGGCAACGTGGAGGATGACATTAAGGCCCTGCTTGATGCTGGAGTAGATTTTATAAGTCTTGACGGTTTTGGTGGGGGTACTGGAGCTGTTAACCCACATATAAGGGACAACACAGGCATCCCCCTCATCGCAGCCATACCGCGGGCCGTTAAGACCGTCATCAATGAGGGTCATGGCGATAGGGTGTCCCTCATTGCGGGTGGGGGTCTCAGGACAGCCGCCGACATGGCAAAGTGCCTCGCCCTGGGTGCTGATGCTGTCTACACAGGTACAGCGGCACTCATAGCCCTCAACTGTCAGCAGCACAGGTTATGCCACACCGGCAAGTGTCCGACAGGGATAACAACCCATGATCCTGACCTGCTGAAACACATGGACCTGAAGAGGGCCATTGAAGGACTTGAAAACTTCATAAAGGTTTCAACGGCTGAGATTGCCGACTTTGCCAGGATCACCGGAAAGGATGATGTGAAGAAACTGAACACCGAGGACCTCGTCGCCCTTAAAAAGGATGTCGCCGAATTAACAGGCGTAAAATGGTTGAAAGGCACTTAA
- a CDS encoding TIGR00295 family protein, with the protein MSIRLLRVVGCPEWVINHSLAVRKKALELSRDLPVDMKLVEEGAILHDIGRCRTSGVEHAVEGARILEGFGYPPEVVRIVERHVGAGIPPEEAKALGLPPGDYMPRTLEEKIVAHADNLINGSDEVGIDFVIKKWSDRLGADHPSIERLKRLHEELLGHL; encoded by the coding sequence TTGAGCATCCGTTTACTCCGGGTTGTTGGATGTCCAGAGTGGGTGATAAACCACTCCCTAGCCGTCAGAAAAAAGGCCCTCGAGTTATCACGTGACCTCCCGGTTGACATGAAGCTGGTGGAGGAGGGAGCCATTCTTCATGATATAGGCCGCTGCAGGACCAGCGGTGTTGAACACGCCGTGGAGGGTGCGCGCATCCTTGAAGGATTTGGTTACCCCCCCGAAGTTGTGAGGATAGTTGAAAGACACGTGGGGGCAGGTATACCCCCTGAGGAGGCAAAGGCCCTGGGACTTCCCCCTGGAGATTACATGCCAAGAACCCTCGAGGAGAAGATTGTTGCCCATGCAGATAACCTCATAAATGGCTCTGATGAAGTTGGTATTGATTTTGTAATAAAAAAATGGTCTGATCGCCTTGGAGCAGACCACCCTTCAATAGAAAGGCTTAAAAGGCTTCATGAAGAGCTTCTGGGACACCTATAA
- the tfe gene encoding transcription factor E, whose translation MIDEQVLQELIHEVITEEEEEEAIPVLECLMKGKVTDEEISEKTQLKLNIVRRILYRLYDAGVASYKRSKDPETQWYTYTWKFEPEKVTEMIKRKHSEIVRKLREALEFEENNMFFVCVNGHYRFTFDEATEENFTCPECGSKMEFMDNSEIIQEIKDELSLYENNGFDSIKTTTINS comes from the coding sequence TTGATTGATGAGCAGGTGTTACAAGAGTTGATCCATGAAGTTATCACTGAAGAAGAAGAGGAAGAGGCCATACCAGTTCTGGAGTGCCTCATGAAGGGCAAGGTAACAGATGAGGAGATATCAGAGAAAACACAGCTTAAACTCAACATAGTCAGGAGGATACTCTACAGGCTCTATGATGCAGGTGTGGCAAGTTACAAGAGGAGCAAGGACCCCGAAACACAGTGGTACACCTACACCTGGAAATTTGAGCCTGAGAAGGTTACAGAGATGATAAAAAGGAAGCACAGCGAGATAGTAAGAAAGCTGAGGGAAGCCCTTGAGTTTGAGGAAAACAACATGTTCTTTGTATGTGTAAATGGGCACTACAGATTCACCTTTGATGAGGCCACAGAAGAAAACTTCACATGCCCTGAATGTGGTTCAAAAATGGAGTTCATGGATAACTCTGAAATAATACAGGAGATAAAGGACGAACTCAGTCTCTATGAGAATAACGGATTCGACTCCATAAAAACCACAACAATAAACTCCTAG
- a CDS encoding coenzyme F420-0:L-glutamate ligase: protein MSPEYRTVPVVTGYIEPGAGFSEIIERSGELARDGDFLVISETPVSVAQGNLVDESRFEPSITAVLLADIWSKYIWGYLLGPILGMKRRTIMNLRRLPPEARAHKEVVLRYYGLKHALKPASEAGIDLSNVPGTLVSLLPENPSGVANFIAGEILRRFGADVTTVIIDTDATYSILGRYFTSLPLAVPGIRSDTGFLGYLAGRFSGRTWPTPLASSRPVKLEVLLEVASAAEEYHRRNTERATVYDMAREFRDRPGNITVEMLSSVEHTPAVIVRPP from the coding sequence ATGTCCCCTGAGTACAGGACAGTGCCCGTGGTGACGGGTTACATAGAACCAGGCGCAGGTTTCTCAGAGATCATAGAGAGGTCCGGTGAGCTTGCCCGGGATGGAGATTTTCTTGTCATCTCAGAGACACCGGTCTCGGTTGCCCAGGGAAACCTGGTCGATGAATCCCGCTTCGAACCATCCATAACTGCAGTGCTGCTGGCAGATATCTGGTCAAAGTACATCTGGGGCTACCTCCTGGGCCCGATCCTCGGCATGAAGAGGAGGACCATAATGAACCTCAGAAGACTGCCACCCGAGGCAAGGGCCCATAAGGAGGTTGTCCTGAGATACTATGGACTTAAACACGCCCTTAAGCCGGCTTCCGAGGCCGGTATTGATCTGAGTAATGTGCCGGGGACCCTTGTTTCACTTCTACCTGAAAACCCATCTGGGGTGGCAAATTTTATTGCTGGTGAGATCCTGCGGAGGTTCGGTGCAGATGTTACCACGGTTATAATCGATACCGATGCAACCTACAGTATACTTGGAAGATACTTCACCTCCCTCCCCCTTGCAGTGCCCGGCATAAGGTCAGATACAGGATTCCTGGGTTACCTTGCAGGGCGGTTCTCTGGAAGAACCTGGCCCACACCCCTTGCATCCTCAAGGCCCGTGAAACTGGAGGTGCTCCTTGAGGTTGCATCAGCTGCAGAGGAATACCACCGCAGGAATACAGAGAGGGCAACGGTCTATGATATGGCCAGGGAATTCAGGGACAGACCAGGGAATATCACAGTGGAGATGCTATCCTCGGTTGAACACACACCGGCGGTTATTGTAAGACCTCCATGA
- a CDS encoding (Fe-S)-binding protein, translating into MSQDKSLKEEVTALLPGYNCGICGYARCDEYAAALLKGRAEIDRCHFMYQELFADNLKRLQDILKEEKLLEEEKKIFGVLDGYEADFILKPLPDEGSCREILFPFTSTELRKGDIIRYRPLGCPITHFAEILDENHGLITVHIVGPCHRLGMDDFEYRDIGVCMVGGFEGVIEGELPNIGETVRFLPAHCMMQKVHSGVVVQLEGRRAVIEGIDLKVWAPPVKAR; encoded by the coding sequence ATGTCCCAGGATAAATCCCTTAAAGAAGAGGTAACTGCTCTGCTCCCAGGATACAACTGCGGGATCTGTGGCTATGCAAGGTGTGATGAGTATGCGGCCGCTCTGCTCAAGGGAAGGGCTGAGATCGACAGATGCCACTTCATGTACCAGGAACTCTTTGCAGATAACCTGAAAAGACTCCAGGACATCCTTAAGGAGGAGAAACTCCTTGAGGAGGAGAAGAAGATCTTCGGTGTCCTTGACGGATACGAGGCCGACTTCATACTGAAACCGCTGCCCGATGAGGGCTCCTGCCGGGAGATCCTCTTCCCATTCACGTCCACTGAACTGAGGAAGGGGGATATAATTAGATACAGACCCCTTGGATGTCCAATAACCCACTTTGCAGAGATACTGGATGAGAACCATGGCCTCATAACCGTGCACATCGTTGGACCATGTCACCGCCTCGGCATGGATGACTTTGAATACAGGGACATCGGAGTCTGCATGGTTGGTGGCTTTGAGGGTGTGATCGAGGGTGAGCTGCCAAATATCGGTGAAACCGTGCGTTTCCTGCCAGCCCACTGCATGATGCAGAAGGTCCACTCAGGGGTGGTTGTCCAGCTGGAGGGTAGAAGGGCTGTCATAGAGGGAATAGACCTCAAGGTATGGGCACCACCAGTGAAGGCCAGATGA
- a CDS encoding GTP-binding protein: MRMVIVAGTPGSGKTAVLMHTLRSLKSRGLKSSVVKIDCLYTDDDKKFEKVGVPTLVGLSMDMCPDHYAIYNIDDMIKWAEKNESDFLIVETAGLCHRCAPYTKNCLGVCVIDATSGPNTPLKVGPFLSTADIAVVTKGDMISQAEREIFRERILEVNPSAKIIEANGLSGQGCMELAEEMIESREVSLENEELRHSAPLAVCTLCVGETRVNKKHHRGILRRIDGFQTYEGE; this comes from the coding sequence ATGAGAATGGTAATTGTTGCCGGAACACCTGGATCTGGAAAAACAGCGGTGCTGATGCACACCCTCAGGAGCCTCAAATCAAGGGGATTGAAGTCATCCGTTGTAAAGATAGACTGCCTCTACACCGACGACGATAAGAAATTTGAGAAGGTCGGGGTGCCAACACTGGTTGGCCTGTCAATGGACATGTGCCCGGACCACTACGCCATCTACAACATAGACGACATGATAAAGTGGGCTGAGAAGAACGAGTCAGACTTCCTGATCGTCGAAACAGCCGGGCTATGTCACCGCTGCGCCCCCTACACAAAGAACTGTCTGGGAGTATGTGTCATAGACGCCACCAGCGGGCCAAACACTCCCCTTAAGGTTGGTCCTTTCCTCTCAACCGCCGATATCGCGGTGGTGACCAAGGGAGACATGATATCCCAGGCAGAGAGGGAGATATTCAGGGAGCGCATACTGGAGGTTAACCCCTCAGCAAAGATAATAGAGGCCAATGGCCTCAGCGGGCAGGGATGCATGGAACTTGCAGAGGAGATGATCGAGAGCAGGGAGGTTTCCCTTGAAAACGAGGAGCTCCGGCACTCAGCACCCCTGGCAGTGTGCACACTCTGTGTCGGTGAGACAAGGGTTAACAAGAAGCACCACAGGGGAATACTCAGGAGAATAGACGGCTTCCAGACCTACGAAGGAGAATGA
- a CDS encoding ATP-binding cassette domain-containing protein — protein sequence MIEKITVIGGYDKFGEKEPVERVEIKKGEIFGVVGPTGSGKSSLIGDIEQLAQMDTFSKRKILVNDEEPSYEDRTNPRKKMVAQLSQNMNFLADMTVGDFLSLHAKCRGASEKCVDRVIELANTLTGEPIKKEHDLTILSGGQSRALMVADVAIISDSPIVLIDEIENAGIRKHDALNVLAGHGKIVLVVTHDPVLALMTDKRIVMKHGGMQKIVTTTPQEKRISRELNKIDELMLSLREKVRRGELVEDIDLSEIINESQ from the coding sequence ATGATAGAGAAAATTACTGTAATCGGCGGTTATGATAAGTTCGGAGAAAAGGAGCCCGTAGAGCGGGTTGAAATAAAGAAGGGTGAAATATTTGGAGTTGTTGGTCCCACAGGCAGTGGTAAAAGTTCACTTATAGGAGATATTGAACAGCTGGCCCAGATGGACACCTTCTCAAAGAGGAAGATCCTTGTGAACGATGAAGAGCCAAGCTATGAGGACCGAACAAATCCCCGGAAAAAGATGGTCGCCCAGCTATCACAGAACATGAACTTCCTGGCCGATATGACTGTAGGAGATTTCCTGAGCCTTCATGCCAAGTGCAGGGGCGCCAGTGAGAAGTGTGTGGACCGCGTCATTGAACTTGCAAACACCCTCACAGGAGAGCCCATCAAAAAGGAGCATGACCTCACAATACTCAGCGGGGGTCAGTCACGGGCATTGATGGTTGCAGACGTGGCGATAATAAGTGACTCCCCCATTGTACTCATAGACGAAATTGAGAATGCGGGTATAAGGAAACACGACGCCCTCAATGTGCTGGCAGGTCATGGAAAGATCGTCCTTGTTGTAACCCATGACCCTGTACTTGCACTCATGACCGATAAGAGGATCGTCATGAAGCACGGTGGTATGCAGAAGATAGTCACCACCACCCCCCAGGAGAAGAGAATATCCCGGGAACTGAACAAAATAGATGAACTAATGCTCAGCCTCCGTGAAAAGGTCAGGAGGGGGGAGCTGGTTGAGGACATAGACCTGAGCGAAATAATAAATGAGTCCCAGTAA
- the comA gene encoding phosphosulfolactate synthase, whose product MNAFDFLTPPRSGKPRKNGITMVLDKGMGPASARDLMEISSDYVDFIKFGWGTLPLHRRDTVKEKVDMYRSFDVEPYPGGTLFEIAHLNDKVEEYFQEARSLGFETLEISNGTVEIETEEKCRLIEMAVDEGFMVISEVGKKDPERDRLLEPDDRVRLVRADLRAGASMVLMEARESGQNIGIYDERGNIREDEFNHLTDRLPMDRIIWEAPQKSQQVYFILKIGPDVNLGNIPPEEITALETIRRGLRGDTLGKVNL is encoded by the coding sequence ATGAACGCCTTTGATTTTCTCACCCCCCCAAGGAGTGGGAAACCTCGAAAAAATGGAATAACCATGGTTCTTGATAAGGGAATGGGTCCCGCGAGCGCCCGTGACCTCATGGAGATATCATCAGATTACGTTGACTTCATAAAGTTTGGATGGGGAACACTCCCCCTCCACAGACGCGACACTGTAAAGGAAAAGGTAGATATGTACAGGTCATTCGATGTGGAACCCTATCCAGGGGGCACGCTATTCGAGATAGCCCACCTCAACGATAAAGTGGAGGAATACTTCCAGGAGGCCCGTAGCCTTGGCTTTGAAACACTTGAGATATCCAACGGGACTGTGGAAATTGAAACTGAAGAAAAATGTCGGCTCATTGAAATGGCTGTCGATGAGGGATTCATGGTCATATCAGAGGTCGGTAAAAAGGACCCTGAAAGGGACAGGCTCCTCGAACCCGATGATAGGGTCAGACTTGTGAGGGCTGACCTCAGGGCAGGCGCATCAATGGTTCTCATGGAGGCCCGTGAGAGCGGACAGAACATAGGTATATACGATGAGAGGGGAAACATAAGGGAGGACGAATTCAACCACCTCACTGACAGACTCCCCATGGACAGGATAATATGGGAGGCGCCTCAGAAAAGTCAGCAGGTTTACTTCATTTTAAAGATTGGACCAGATGTTAACCTTGGAAACATACCCCCTGAAGAGATAACAGCCCTTGAAACAATACGCAGAGGCTTGAGGGGAGACACTCTCGGAAAGGTGAATCTTTAA
- a CDS encoding pyruvate kinase alpha/beta domain-containing protein, which produces MEKKICYFEEPGKENTERVLELVRERADQLGIRDFVVASVSGETALRLSEMVEGNIVSVTHHAGFREKGQLELEDEARDALLERGVNVYAGSHALSGVGRGISNRFGGVTPVEIMAETLRMVSQGFKVCVEIAIMAADAGLIPVDEEVIAIGGTAWGADTALVLTPAHMNSVFDLRIHEIIAMPRP; this is translated from the coding sequence ATGGAGAAGAAGATATGCTACTTTGAGGAACCAGGTAAGGAAAATACAGAGAGGGTCCTTGAACTTGTAAGGGAGAGGGCTGACCAGCTCGGAATCAGGGATTTTGTTGTGGCATCTGTTTCAGGTGAGACAGCCCTGAGATTATCTGAAATGGTTGAAGGTAACATTGTATCAGTAACCCATCATGCAGGTTTCAGGGAGAAGGGTCAACTTGAACTGGAGGACGAGGCAAGGGATGCGCTCCTTGAGAGGGGTGTGAATGTTTATGCGGGTTCACATGCCCTCAGTGGCGTTGGAAGAGGGATATCAAACAGGTTTGGTGGTGTCACACCCGTGGAGATAATGGCTGAAACCCTGAGGATGGTCTCCCAGGGCTTCAAGGTATGTGTTGAGATAGCCATAATGGCTGCAGATGCTGGCCTCATCCCCGTTGATGAAGAGGTTATAGCCATAGGTGGGACAGCATGGGGTGCTGACACCGCCCTTGTACTCACACCCGCCCATATGAACAGTGTATTCGACCTCAGGATCCATGAGATAATTGCCATGCCCAGGCCATAA